AACTGGCGGATCATCAGCCTGCAACGACGGGGTGGCAAGGCATGCCACACAGCGGAGGACGTGTCATCGGGGCAGGGACCAGCACCAAAGAGGAGTTCGAAAGTGCCGTCGTTATCGGTTTGGAGGTCGTCGCCGTTCACCGTAAGGAACTGCTCAATCTTCCCCTCCGAAAAATCAGTGGTCATCACAGAGAGACCTAGATACCGAACCGTCCCAATGTTTCCCGACAACCGATAGGTACGTGAGAGGTCGACAGTTGCGATCTGATAAAGGCCATCGGGGTTGTCCTGACCGTTCTTGAACGGATGAAACCATGACAGTTCGGGATGTTCAGGATCACCACCCTCGAGATCACGGGAGACGTCGCTGGCTAGACGTCGGAGCAGAGCACGGATTCCCTCGGCCCGGTCGATGTCGTCCCCCGGTCGACCGGGGTCCAGTACGAGGTCTGCACCGTCCTTCAGGCGATCACAAAAGGCATTCCAGGCTGAACGAAGATCAACTTCTTCCACTAGTCCTCACCGTGCCAGGTCGCGAAACTCCAGATGTTGCCTTCGGGGTCGGCCGCCGAGAATCCCCGCGCTCCGTACTCCTCGTCGCGTAGACCACGAACGATCGTGGCACCAGCACCTACGGCTCGATCGTGCAGGCCGTCCGGGTCGTCTGTCACTGCGTACACGCTGGTTGGGCCTACAGGCAGATCCAGCCTGTCGTGGTCGTCGTTACCGGTTACCGCATCCCCGAGCATCACACCGCCCCCTCCCGGCCACCTGAGCTCGGCATGGATAATGCCGTTGCCTTCTGGCACAACGAAATGCTCGATGAAACCAAATGCCTTGACCAGGAAGTCAATGAGGGCCTTCGTGTCACGGCAGCGAATAGTTGGGAAGAGGCCCGGGTGTGACATAGCCGAATCCTACCGACGAGGTATTGGGCGGGGCAGATCAGTGACCGAGGTGGCCGCTACCGTTCCGCCATGGCCCGTCCCCGATGGCTCGACCGCTGGCGCAGATACCAGGAACCGGAGCGGAGCCACACAGTTTTCGTGTTCTCCGGGGGCTCGGTTCGTGGGGCGGCTCAGGCCGGAATGTTACGGGTCCTTCTCCACCGGGGGATTTTTCCCGACGAAGTGGTAGGGGTGTCGGCTGGAGCCCTCAACGGGGCGTTCCTGGCCCACGATCCGACCGTCGCCCAGGTCGATCTTCTAGAGAGTGTCTGGCGGGACGTGGCCGACAAGGCGCCCATCCGGGGAAGCGTTATTCGCAACGTCGCCTCAATCATTCGGGGGCGGCCCAGTTTTGATCCGGGAGAGCGGCTCCGGGCTGTCATCGCCGAGCACGTCCCCATGGAAGACCTGGCCGACATTGCTGTGCCCTGTCACGTAGGCACAACCGACGCCTCGACAGGTCAGGTGGCCTGGTGGACCAGCGGACCGGTGGTTGATCTGTTATGCGCGACGACCGCGGTACCAGGAGTACTGCCGGCCGTCGAGCTGAGCGACGGCCAACGGCATATCGACGGCGGCGTGGTATCCAATATCCCACTTCGCAAGGCGGTGTCCTTGGCCCCGACCCGCCTAGTGGTACTAGACGTCGCAGCGAAGTTCACGCCGGCCGAGAAGCAAACGGCGCTGTCGCTGATGATGGTCGGGATCCGGGCCGCGGCGGCCGAGTTGACCCGTCAGCAGTGGTTTGACGTCCCAACCGATCTAGAGGTACTCCACCTGGAGCTGCCCACCGTGGACGACGCCCCAGACTTTGAGTTCGACCTCGTTCCGGATCTCATCGAGGCGGGCGCCGAGGCCGCCGAACGAGTCCTCGACCGGCTAGACGCTGCCGTCTGAGGTCAACTGTCGCGCCGCCTCTGCCGTGTTTTGGATGGCCCGACGGTGTCCGTGACCGTCGGAAGTCCGACATCGGGAACCGGAAGGTCGCCGTCCAGTACCCGACGGATGTATGCCATGTGCTCAGGAGTACTGCCGCAGCAAGCCCCGATGACGGAAATCC
This region of Acidimicrobiales bacterium genomic DNA includes:
- a CDS encoding VOC family protein, with translation MSHPGLFPTIRCRDTKALIDFLVKAFGFIEHFVVPEGNGIIHAELRWPGGGGVMLGDAVTGNDDHDRLDLPVGPTSVYAVTDDPDGLHDRAVGAGATIVRGLRDEEYGARGFSAADPEGNIWSFATWHGED
- a CDS encoding patatin-like phospholipase family protein, with protein sequence MARPRWLDRWRRYQEPERSHTVFVFSGGSVRGAAQAGMLRVLLHRGIFPDEVVGVSAGALNGAFLAHDPTVAQVDLLESVWRDVADKAPIRGSVIRNVASIIRGRPSFDPGERLRAVIAEHVPMEDLADIAVPCHVGTTDASTGQVAWWTSGPVVDLLCATTAVPGVLPAVELSDGQRHIDGGVVSNIPLRKAVSLAPTRLVVLDVAAKFTPAEKQTALSLMMVGIRAAAAELTRQQWFDVPTDLEVLHLELPTVDDAPDFEFDLVPDLIEAGAEAAERVLDRLDAAV